From a single Bacillus pumilus genomic region:
- a CDS encoding hemolysin family protein codes for MDIVNLLIVALLIALTAFFVASEFAIIRLRSSRIDQLIAEGNKTAVAVKHVTTHLDEYLSACQLGITITALGIGWLGEETIAHMLAPLFVELSIPQSASSIVTFIIAFSIMTFLHVVVGELAPKTLAIQKAEQVSLLFARPLMIFYKVMFPFIWVLNGSARLLTKAFGLQQVSEHDMAHSEEELRIILSESYKSGEINQSEFKYVNKIFEFDDRLAKEIMIPRTEVVSFPHDITIEEMLKVTKVEKYTRYPIEDGDKDNIIGVLNIKEVLTACISGECSTSDTIEKFVNPIIHVIETVPVHDLLLKMQRERVHMAILSDEYGGTAGLVTVEDILEEIVGEIRDEFDIDEINEVRKLGEDHYIFDGKVLVDQVNLLLGTQLDNEEVDTIGGWFLTQKYEVEKNDAIREQGYEFIINEVDGHHVAYIEVKKLNEQLAEAAEEGAS; via the coding sequence TTGGACATAGTTAATTTACTTATAGTTGCTTTACTTATAGCTTTAACCGCATTTTTCGTTGCATCAGAGTTTGCGATCATTCGCTTAAGAAGCTCAAGAATTGATCAATTAATCGCAGAAGGTAATAAAACAGCAGTTGCTGTCAAGCATGTCACGACTCACCTTGATGAGTATCTGTCGGCCTGTCAGCTCGGTATTACCATTACCGCCCTTGGGATTGGTTGGTTAGGGGAAGAAACCATTGCACACATGCTTGCTCCACTATTTGTAGAGCTGTCCATTCCTCAATCTGCTAGTTCTATTGTCACTTTTATTATTGCGTTTAGTATTATGACGTTTTTACACGTTGTGGTTGGAGAACTTGCACCTAAAACACTCGCCATTCAAAAGGCAGAGCAAGTATCCCTTCTTTTTGCTAGACCACTCATGATTTTTTACAAAGTGATGTTCCCGTTCATCTGGGTATTAAATGGATCTGCTCGTTTGTTAACAAAAGCGTTCGGTCTTCAACAAGTTTCTGAGCATGACATGGCGCACTCTGAAGAAGAATTGCGGATTATTTTATCAGAAAGCTATAAAAGCGGCGAGATTAACCAGTCTGAATTCAAATATGTAAATAAAATTTTTGAATTTGATGACCGTCTTGCGAAAGAAATTATGATTCCTCGTACTGAAGTTGTCAGCTTCCCTCATGATATTACCATTGAAGAAATGCTGAAGGTGACCAAGGTAGAGAAATATACACGTTATCCAATTGAAGATGGCGATAAAGACAACATTATTGGTGTTCTGAACATTAAAGAGGTTCTCACTGCCTGCATTAGCGGTGAATGTTCTACAAGCGATACGATTGAAAAGTTTGTCAATCCGATCATTCATGTGATTGAAACGGTTCCTGTTCATGATCTACTGCTCAAAATGCAGCGTGAACGTGTACACATGGCCATTTTATCAGATGAATATGGCGGAACAGCAGGTCTTGTGACCGTTGAAGACATCCTTGAAGAAATCGTTGGTGAAATTCGTGACGAGTTCGACATTGATGAAATCAACGAAGTCCGTAAACTTGGAGAAGACCATTATATCTTTGATGGAAAGGTTCTCGTTGATCAAGTCAACCTCCTCTTAGGTACACAGCTTGATAACGAAGAGGTCGATACAATCGGCGGCTGGTTCCTTACACAGAAATATGAAGTTGAGAAAAATGATGCCATTCGTGAACAAGGCTATGAATTTATTATTAATGAAGTCGATGGACACCATGTGGCGTACATCGAAGTCAAAAAGCTGAATGAACAATTAGCAGAAGCAGCTGAAGAAGGCGCTTCTTAA
- a CDS encoding lysophospholipid acyltransferase family protein — translation MYKFSGYTIKVLFSLRGGIKVYQKENLPTDRGFVIACTHEGFVDVLALGAGILPFEIHYMAKKELFANKWIGGFLKKIHAFPVDRENPGPSSIKTPIKLLKEGKIVGIFPSGTRTTEDVPLKRGAVTIAQLGKAPIVPAAYKGPSNAKSLFKKGKMRLIIGEPIEQSEFEHLPPKERLGAMTEVLNTRIKELEAQLMEKA, via the coding sequence ATGTATAAATTTTCAGGCTATACCATCAAAGTACTATTTTCTCTCCGAGGCGGAATCAAAGTATATCAAAAAGAGAATCTGCCAACGGATCGGGGGTTTGTCATTGCATGTACACATGAGGGTTTTGTGGATGTTCTTGCATTAGGCGCAGGAATTCTTCCGTTTGAGATCCACTACATGGCGAAAAAAGAATTGTTTGCAAATAAATGGATCGGTGGATTTTTAAAGAAAATTCATGCCTTTCCAGTTGATCGAGAGAATCCTGGGCCAAGCAGTATTAAAACGCCCATTAAATTATTAAAAGAGGGAAAGATCGTCGGGATTTTTCCAAGTGGAACACGTACAACAGAAGATGTCCCTTTAAAAAGAGGAGCTGTGACCATTGCCCAGCTTGGTAAAGCGCCAATTGTTCCAGCAGCGTACAAAGGACCATCCAATGCGAAAAGCCTTTTCAAAAAAGGGAAAATGCGCTTAATTATCGGTGAACCGATTGAGCAGTCAGAATTTGAGCATCTACCGCCAAAAGAACGTTTAGGTGCTATGACTGAAGTGTTAAACACGAGAATTAAAGAGCTTGAAGCGCAATTAATGGAAAAGGCATAA
- a CDS encoding MerR family transcriptional regulator, which translates to MTVRRGCSDGAEKKYRIGELAQIAQVTKRTVDYYTNLGLLVPVRSCSNYRYYDEHALKRLQLIVLCKQQRLALSDIKSRLDEQFPSQKENPDELVHLTSDIDRMNEHMDRILARCKQLQPEQREKLKEQLTPEKMTAVQSFLLLLS; encoded by the coding sequence GTGACGGTTAGGAGGGGATGTTCAGATGGGGCTGAGAAAAAGTATCGTATTGGTGAACTAGCGCAGATTGCACAGGTGACGAAACGAACTGTAGATTATTATACAAATCTAGGTTTGCTTGTACCTGTTAGATCTTGCTCGAATTATCGTTATTACGATGAACATGCTTTAAAACGATTACAATTAATCGTTCTTTGCAAACAGCAGAGATTGGCTCTTTCTGACATCAAATCTAGATTAGATGAACAATTCCCTTCTCAAAAGGAAAATCCTGATGAACTTGTCCATTTAACCTCTGATATCGATCGGATGAATGAGCATATGGACCGCATTTTGGCACGTTGTAAGCAGCTTCAGCCAGAACAACGTGAAAAACTAAAAGAGCAGCTTACACCTGAAAAAATGACGGCTGTCCAATCATTTTTACTGCTGTTAAGTTAA